The Fusarium musae strain F31 chromosome 10, whole genome shotgun sequence DNA window ACAGACATTGCAAAGCTTGCTAGGTGTCATCATCTCGCTCATTGATTCTACCTATGGGGTTACTGAAGGACGTGATAAATTGCGTTTTTGATCAAGCAGGAATGACCGGTGTCCGTTGCTCAAACAGTCAATCGTAGCTAAGACGGTCGCCTTGTCGCGAGGCGGATCGAATGTGAAGCGGggttgatgaggctgatCTCAAGGCAGAATTACAATATTGGCGCCTCACTCATAATATTTTCAGCAATGTCTACTTGTAATAAATTACTCTTGGAGCTCGAGTGATTCATCTTTGTTTCCTCCAAGCATGACACAGTCACCATAGGTAATGACAATTCCCTATGTCATCCAATTTTTCCAGGCTGGTTGATGTGTTTTATCATGTGAACAGTCACAAGCAGCAAACATCCAGGTAGTTGCATCGCGGACAATCGAGGAAGCTTCGgggaaagaggaagaaattACCCTCTACTGTCCAAGCCGACATATTCACTCTTTTTGTCCGAATACTTGATGTCCTGGCTAGATAGAGAGCTTGACGTTCAGTCTTCGCCTTTTAATTCAGATTACCCTACGGTGGTGAGTCGTCAACCGTAAGCCAGTAAGCCAAAACAGTAGAAGCcactgaaagaaaagaaaaaaaataagcCAGCGGATAAGCCAGGCCTGTGACGTTTCTTATGCAGTGTAACGCAGGAAAATCTTAAACGCCGCTTATCTCCCACCAAAGTTATGTCCGTCACCACGCAGCGGCCTTGAGTGGTGCACACCAACACCCGGAGATAGGCTGCAATTGCCGGAGTGGATCACAACGTGCATACAGCAAAGTTGACCACTTCCCGATTTCGTCAATGCTTCTTGTAAATCCCCGTTCTTTACTGGACAGCCTCATGATGATATGGGGCTGAGTAGGAATGGCGTGCCATAGTCTTCGTATCAAACTCTGCCGTTTGAAGTGTAAAGAAGAACAAAACGTAGCCCTGTACAAACGATGAACCTTATTTAAATCATCATCTTTCCCCTTAGCCAGGACTTCTGAACAATTGACATCTCATCAAGTTTCTCTGATAACTACACTACTGAAACTCACCTCTACCACTTATACAACACATTGCTTTTAACATGGCCCGAGTCTGGTTCACCACTGGTTCTTCTCGAGGCGTTGGCCGCGCCTTGGTCGAAAAGATCCTCGAGTCAGGCGATGTCGTCGTCGCAACTGCTCGCAACCCATCTCAGCTCGACGACGTTGTCGCCAAGTATGGATCCGATAAGATCCTTGCAACCGCTCTTGATGTAACAGACTTCGAACAAGCCAACAACGCAGCCAATGCAGCTATTGACAAGTTTGGCCGCATCGACGTGGTCGTCAACAACGCCGGCTACGCAGACATGGCATCAATCGAAGATGCAGACATCAAAGGCTTCCGTGAGCAGGTTGACGTCAACCTCTTCGGAGTTGTCAACGTTACAAAAGCCATCGTGCCTATCATGCGCAAACAAAAGTCCGGCCATTTTATCCAAGTCTCAAGTGTCGGAGGCCGCGTCGGTACACCCGGAGCAGCAGCCTATCAGAGTGCCAAATGGGCCGTAGGAGGATTTTCAACTGTTCTAGCACAAGAAGTGGCCCCCTTCGGTGTCAAGGTTACAGTCGCTGAACCTGGTGGCATCAAGACTGAGTGGGCCACCACCGCCACTGAGACAGCCAAGGTCAGCGAGCCTTATGAGCAGACTGTCGGCCAGATGATTCAACTGGTCAAGAGACACTCAACGTGGACTGAGGCATCTGAGATAGCTAGGGCTATTATTCACCTTTCAAATGTGGAGGATCCCCCATTGAGAATCATCCTGGGCAAGGATGCGCTTCAATATGCTCATATGGCGGCCAAGGCACTTGCTGAGTCTGATGAGAAGTGGGACAGTGTCTCAAACCTGGAGTTCTGATATGAAAGTTGTGAGATAGCGATGCTTGGACAGACATGCTGAATCCTTTTGTACGATAGTTGAATTGATGGTCTTGATTTTTTTTCTTAACTGACATCCATTTCCCACCAAACTCACGATGAATGAATGTCTTCTCACCCGACTGCTTCATCACATCATTGGTACTTCGAGGTAATGACATGCAGTGCCGTTGCAGAATGTCACATATCACAACAAGCAAGGTGTGTCCATGTCCAAATGCAGATGGGAATGCCTTTGGTGGTTGGCTGATCACTTTGGTGCCGGTTCCACCACCAGACCCATGCAATTATGCAGGAACATGAAATTATACTGACTATCGGAACGAAATATTCGATCATCTTCTGCGGAAGCTTTACTGGAATTATTGAACCGCAAATTCATTTCCATGAAGCCGGTTTCATCCGCCCATGTCTCATAAAAGCTCGGTTATCAAAGTCCGCTAGGGTCTTATCTTAGCGCCTCGCTGACTTATCGGGTCTCTCCGGTTCGCTAAATCAGGTCCGCCAGCGAACTTGAACATTGCGTCACACGACCATCAACAATTGAAACTTCACTTTCACAACTCACCATGATGTCCAGAAGTCGAGAAGCAAGAGGTATTGTCGCTTCGCTGCGTAGGCCACATGTGCTGCGACCAATCAGCCCTGCATTGGCGCGTCCCAATGTCAACAGCTTCCATACAACAACGCCAAGAAAAACAGATGGCGTATTTCAGGGCCTCGAGGATAAGAGGCAACCAATGCCATGGATAGAGGCATTTGAGCGTCAGCAAAAGGGCCTACCGGCTCACAAGTCCGATGACTATCCCAAGGAACGCGACCTGGCCCCCAAGAAGATGAGCGACAGCTATCATCGCGTCGTGCTTCCTCTCAAGAAAGACCCTTGGTTGTCAGATACTTATGTCAACTCTTCCGGTCACATACGGCAAGCACATCGATTGAAACGATTTCACGTAACAAACTGACCTCTATGATAGACTCGGAACGTTATTTATGGATCTTGATGCACTCTCTGGAATCATCGTTTACAAACATACCGGTCCTGGAGTTACTACAGTGACCGCCGCCCTGGACCGTATCACAATAGCGCATCCACTCACAGAAATTTGTGATCTTGAGTACAGTGGTCAAGTCACTTACGCTTCTGGCAGGAGTAGTGTTGAGATCACCTGCAAAGTTGCTAAGgccagagaagaaggcgaacCCAGCAAGCCCGAGGATGTCCTCCTAACATGTACCTTCACCATGGTTGCTCTGGATCCCAACACAAGAAAGCCTGTCAACATCCCCAAGCTGGTCCCCACCAAtgctgaggaagaaaagatctTCAAAGCTGGTGAGGCAAAGTCGCTGTCAAAGAAGGAAAACTCGAAGGCTTCGCTTCTCCAGACTGAACCCAATGATGCAGAATCCGCTCTGATCCATCAGATCTGGTTGAGACAACTTGCGTACCATGATCCCAACAACGATCTTCGTCAACCGTCCAACGTTGTCGCTATGGCTAAGACCCAGCTTTCAACGGCTGCGATTATGCAACCTCAGTACAGGAATCGCCATCAGACAATGATCTTTGGTGGTTTCCATTTGAAACAGACCTTTGAGCTTGCCTTTTGCTGCGCGGCCAGTTTTGCTCATGCCCGACCGACCTTCATCAGCGCTGATCCTTGCACTTTCCGAAACCCCGTTCCTGTCGGCAGTGTCTTGTACCTAACTGCCACTGTCGCATACACTGATCCTCCCCTGCTAGAGGAAGATGGCACTGAGCCTGGCTTCCCGAACCCGGAGAAGCCCATGACCCGCGTACATGTTCGTGTTGACAGCAAGGTCCGTGATGTTGAGCACGGTGTTGCAAAGCCAACTGGTCAGTTCAACTACACCTTCTCCGTGCCCAAAGATCTTAAGGTTCTGCCTCATACGTATGAGGAGTACATGGTGTATATTGATGCTAGGAGACGTGTTTCGCTTGGTGATAGTCAGCGAAAGGAGGAGTCAAAAGCTTTCTCGGAGAAGAGGCCTGAAGCCACGGATAATGTCAACTTGATTGGATAAGGGGATATTGGTGCTTATGTGAGCTGCCAACCAGTAAGCCTAGAAAGACTGGGATCCGAGGGAGAATAAGGAAGCCAATAAGAATACCTGAGGAGAGGATGCAATCCTTATGTCCGAATCTTAATACCGGCGTGAGAACTCTTGCTATTagtatagtaataagctCAAAATGGATTACATTACTTCCACGTGCGATAAAACCGTTAACTCCGGGTTGGAGCACTACTTTTGGTCGAGCCTTTGAACGGGCCATTCACCTTTTTCACAAATACACTCTCGAGATTGAGATTATCATATCGTGACCACACCTACAACTGTTAAGATGGCACTCTCGAGAAAGGAACGACTGC harbors:
- a CDS encoding hypothetical protein (EggNog:ENOG41), which translates into the protein MARVWFTTGSSRGVGRALVEKILESGDVVVATARNPSQLDDVVAKYGSDKILATALDVTDFEQANNAANAAIDKFGRIDVVVNNAGYADMASIEDADIKGFREQVDVNLFGVVNVTKAIVPIMRKQKSGHFIQVSSVGGRVGTPGAAAYQSAKWAVGGFSTVLAQEVAPFGVKVTVAEPGGIKTEWATTATETAKVSEPYEQTVGQMIQLVKRHSTWTEASEIARAIIHLSNVEDPPLRIILGKDALQYAHMAAKALAESDEKWDSVSNLEF
- a CDS encoding hypothetical protein (EggNog:ENOG41) → MMSRSREARGIVASLRRPHVLRPISPALARPNVNSFHTTTPRKTDGVFQGLEDKRQPMPWIEAFERQQKGLPAHKSDDYPKERDLAPKKMSDSYHRVVLPLKKDPWLLGTLFMDLDALSGIIVYKHTGPGVTTVTAALDRITIAHPLTEICDLEYSGQVTYASGRSSVEITCKVAKAREEGEPSKPEDVLLTCTFTMVALDPNTRKPVNIPKLVPTNAEEEKIFKAGEAKSLSKKENSKASLLQTEPNDAESALIHQIWLRQLAYHDPNNDLRQPSNVVAMAKTQLSTAAIMQPQYRNRHQTMIFGGFHLKQTFELAFCCAASFAHARPTFISADPCTFRNPVPVGSVLYLTATVAYTDPPLLEEDGTEPGFPNPEKPMTRVHVRVDSKVRDVEHGVAKPTGQFNYTFSVPKDLKVLPHTYEEYMVYIDARRRVSLGDSQRKEESKAFSEKRPEATDNVNLIG